The proteins below are encoded in one region of Festucalex cinctus isolate MCC-2025b chromosome 2, RoL_Fcin_1.0, whole genome shotgun sequence:
- the LOC144013469 gene encoding peripheral plasma membrane protein CASK-like isoform X7, with translation MADDDVLFEDVYELCEVIGKGPFSVVRRCINRDTGQQFAVKIVDVASFTSSPGLSTEDLKREASICHMLKHAHIVELLETYSSDGMLYMVFEFMDGADLCFEIVKRADAGFVYSEAVASHYMRQILEALRYCHDNNVIHRDVKPHCVLLASKENSAPVKLGGFGVAIQLGESGLVAGGRVGTPHFMAPEVVKREPYGKPVDVWGCGVILFILLSGCLPFYGTKDRLFEAIIKGKYKMNPRQWAHISESAKDLVRRMLMLDPAERITVYEALNHPWLKERDRYAYKIHLPETVEQLRKFNARRKLKGAVLAAVSSHKFNSYYGDPPEELHDFSDDPTSSGLLAAETGAVSQVLDSLEEIHALTDCSEKDMDFLHSVFQDQHLHTLLDLYDKINTRSSPQIRNPPSDGVQRAKEVLETVSCYPDNTEAKELRRILTQPHFMALLQTHDVVAHEVYSDEALRVTPPPTSPYLNGDSPDSTNGDMDLENVTRVRLVQFQKNTDEAMGITLKMNELNHCIVARIMHGGMIHRQGTLHVGDEIREINSISVANQTVEQLQKMLREMRGSITFKIVPSYRSQSKSCEESPDLSQHSAANGHASVTSSILDLPATIQPKARQISRPAIQDKLSIKIYVRAQFEYDPTKDDLIPCKEAGICFRVGDIIQIISKDDHNWWQGKLENTKNGTAGLIPSPELQEWRVACIAMEKTKQEQQASCTWFGKKKKQYKDKYLAKHNAVFDQLDLVTYEEVVKLPSFKRKTLVLLGAHGVGRRHIKNTLITKHPDRFAYPIPHTTRPAKKDEENGKNYYFVSHEQMMQDISNNDYLEYGSHEDAMYGTRLETIRQIHAQGMISILDVEPQALKILRTAEFAPYVVFIAAPTITPGLTEVPKWCRKLPDDSLQRLQKESEMLQQTYAHYFDQTIINNEIDDTLRLLEEAVELACNTPQWVPVSWVY, from the exons ATGGCGGACGACGACGTGCTTTTCGAAGATGTCTACGAGTTGTGTGAGGTGATTGGCAA GGGTCCTTTCAGCGTGGTGCGCCGCTGCATCAACAGGGACACGGGCCAGCAGTTTGCTGTGAAGATCGTCGATGTGGCCAGCTTCACCTCCAGCCCCGGCCTCAGCACTGAAG ATCTGAAGCGAGAGGCCAGCATCTGCCACATGCTGAAACATGCGCACATCGTGGAACTGCTGGAGACGTACAGCTCTGATGGCATGCTCTACATGGTGTTTGAATT TATGGATGGAGCTGACCTCTGTTTTGAAATTGTCAAGAGAGCAGATGCTGGGTTTGTGTACAGTGAGGCTGTGGCCAG CCACTACATGAGGCAAATTTTGGAGGCACTTCGCTACTGCCATGACAACAATGTCATACACCGTGATGTCAAG ccccactgTGTGTTACTGGCCTCGAAGGAGAATTCTGCCCCAGTCAAACTGGGAGGCTTTGGAGTGGCGATACAACTGGGGGAGTCGGGCCTGGTAGCTGGAG GTCGTGTTGGGACTCCCCATTTCATGGCTCCGGAGGTTGTCAAGAGAGAGCCGTACGGCAAGCCGGTGGATGTGTGGGGATGCGGGGTGATCCTTTTCATCCTCCTGTCTGGCTGCCTGCCTTTCTATGGCACAAAGGATCGCCTTTTTGAGGCTATCATCAAGGGAAAATACAAG ATGAACCCACGCCAATGGGCCCACATCTCCGAGAGTGCCAAAGACCTAGTGAGACGCATGCTAATGCTGGACCCCGCTGAAAGGATCACCGTTTACGAGGCTCTCAACCACCCCTGGCTGAAG GAGAGGGACAGGTACGCCTACAAGATCCACCTTCCCGAAACGGTGGAACAGCTGAGGAAGTTCAACGCTAGGAGGAAGCTGAAG GGTGCAGTGCTGGCTGCTGTGTCAAGCCACAAATTTAATTCCTACTACGGTGACCCTCCTGAGGAGCTTCATGACTTTTCAGATGACCCAACCTCCTCAG GACTACTAGCTGCAGAAA CAGGGGCAGTGTCACAGGTTTTGGACAGTCTAGAGGAGATTCATGCTTTGACAGACTGTAGCGAGAAAGATATGGATTTTCTCCACAGTGTCTTCCAGGATCAACATCTCCACACCCTGTTAGAT ttATATGACAAAATCAACACCAGGTCGTCTCCACAAATTCGAAATCCTCCCAGTGATGGAGTGCAGAGAGCCAAAGAG GTACTGGAAACCGTCTCCTGTTATCCAGATAACACGGAGGCCAAGGAGCTCAGAAGGATCCTCACACAACCACACTTCATG GCTCTGCTGCAGACCCATGATGTGGTAGCCCATGAGGTCTACAGTGACGAGGCGCTTAGAGTGACTCCCCCGCCCACATCCCCTTACCTGAACGGAGACTCGCCAGACAGCACCAACGGAGACATGGACCTGGAGAACGTTACCAGAGTCCGCCTGGTGCAGTTCCAGAAGAACACAGATGAAGCTATG GGCATTACGTTGAAAATGAACGAGCTCAACCATTGCATCGTGGCTCGAATCATGCATGGTGGAATGATTCATCGGCAAG GGACCCTTCATGTGGGAGATGAAATCCGAGAGATCAACAGCATCAGTGTTGCCAATCAAACGGTGGAACAGCTCCAAAAAATGCTT AGGGAAATGAGGGGAAGCATCACGTTCAAGATAGTGCCCAGTTACCGGTCCCAGTCCAAGTCTTGTGAG GAGTCACCAGATTTGTCTCAACATTCGGCTGCTAATGGTCATGCAAGTGTCACCAGCTCCATACTG GATCTGCCAGCAACAATTCAGCCCAAAGCTCGTCAG ATCTCCAGACCTGCTATCCAGGACAAATTGTCCATTAAG ATCTACGTTCGTGCTCAATTCGAATATGACCCGACAAAAGATGACCTCATACCTTGTAAGGAAGCCGGCATTTGCTTCCGGGTGGGTGACATCATTCAGATTATCTCCAAGGATGACCACAATTGGTGGCAGGGAAAGCTAGAGAACACCAAGAACGGCACAGCGGGCCTCATCCCTTCCCCAGAGCTGCAGGAGTG GCGTGTGGCATGCATAGCCATGGAGAAAACTAAACAGGAACAGCAAGCCAGCTGCACGTGGTTCGGCAAAAAGAAGAAACAGTACAAAGACAAGTACTTGGCCAAGCACAATGCAG TGTTTGATCAACTAGATCTGGTGACATATGAGGAAGTGGTCAAGTTGCCTTCTTTCAAGAGGAAAACACTAGTTTTGCTTG GTGCACACGGAGTTGGCAGGAGGCACATCAAGAACACGCTCATCACGAAACATCCGGACCGTTTTGCCTACCCAATCCCTC ACACGACTCGGCCCGCAAAGAAGGATGAGGAAAATGGAAAGAACTATTACTTTGTATCTCACGAGCAGATGATGCAGGACATCAGCAACAATGACTACCTGGAGTACGGCAGCCATGAAGACGCCATGTACGGAACCAGGCTGGAGACGATTCGGCAGATCCACGCTCAGGGCATGATCTCCATTCTGGATGTTGAGCCGCAG GCACTGAAGATTCTCAGAACAGCCGAATTTGCTCCCTATGTCGTCTTCATTGCAGCTCCCACCATCACGCCAGGCCTGACGGAG GTTCCCAAGTGGTGTCGCAAACTGCCT GACGACTCCCTGCAGCGCCTCCAGAAAGAGTCGGAGATGCTGCAGCAGACGTACGCTCACTACTTCGACCAGACCATCATCAACAACGAGATCGACGACACGCTGCGCCTGCTGGAGGAGGCGGTGGAGCTGGCGTGCAACACCCCCCAGTGGGTCCCCGTGTCTTGGGTGTACTGA
- the LOC144013469 gene encoding peripheral plasma membrane protein CASK-like isoform X4, giving the protein MADDDVLFEDVYELCEVIGKGPFSVVRRCINRDTGQQFAVKIVDVASFTSSPGLSTEDLKREASICHMLKHAHIVELLETYSSDGMLYMVFEFMDGADLCFEIVKRADAGFVYSEAVASHYMRQILEALRYCHDNNVIHRDVKPHCVLLASKENSAPVKLGGFGVAIQLGESGLVAGGRVGTPHFMAPEVVKREPYGKPVDVWGCGVILFILLSGCLPFYGTKDRLFEAIIKGKYKMNPRQWAHISESAKDLVRRMLMLDPAERITVYEALNHPWLKERDRYAYKIHLPETVEQLRKFNARRKLKGAVLAAVSSHKFNSYYGDPPEELHDFSDDPTSSGLLAAETGAVSQVLDSLEEIHALTDCSEKDMDFLHSVFQDQHLHTLLDLYDKINTRSSPQIRNPPSDGVQRAKEVLETVSCYPDNTEAKELRRILTQPHFMALLQTHDVVAHEVYSDEALRVTPPPTSPYLNGDSPDSTNGDMDLENVTRVRLVQFQKNTDEAMGITLKMNELNHCIVARIMHGGMIHRQGTLHVGDEIREINSISVANQTVEQLQKMLREMRGSITFKIVPSYRSQSKSCEKESPDLSQHSAANGHASVTSSILDLPATIQPKARQISRPAIQDKLSIKIYVRAQFEYDPTKDDLIPCKEAGICFRVGDIIQIISKDDHNWWQGKLENTKNGTAGLIPSPELQEWRVACIAMEKTKQEQQASCTWFGKKKKQYKDKYLAKHNAVFDQLDLVTYEEVVKLPSFKRKTLVLLGAHGVGRRHIKNTLITKHPDRFAYPIPHTTRPAKKDEENGKNYYFVSHEQMMQDISNNDYLEYGSHEDAMYGTRLETIRQIHAQGMISILDVEPQALKILRTAEFAPYVVFIAAPTITPGLTEVPKWCRKLPDDSLQRLQKESEMLQQTYAHYFDQTIINNEIDDTLRLLEEAVELACNTPQWVPVSWVY; this is encoded by the exons ATGGCGGACGACGACGTGCTTTTCGAAGATGTCTACGAGTTGTGTGAGGTGATTGGCAA GGGTCCTTTCAGCGTGGTGCGCCGCTGCATCAACAGGGACACGGGCCAGCAGTTTGCTGTGAAGATCGTCGATGTGGCCAGCTTCACCTCCAGCCCCGGCCTCAGCACTGAAG ATCTGAAGCGAGAGGCCAGCATCTGCCACATGCTGAAACATGCGCACATCGTGGAACTGCTGGAGACGTACAGCTCTGATGGCATGCTCTACATGGTGTTTGAATT TATGGATGGAGCTGACCTCTGTTTTGAAATTGTCAAGAGAGCAGATGCTGGGTTTGTGTACAGTGAGGCTGTGGCCAG CCACTACATGAGGCAAATTTTGGAGGCACTTCGCTACTGCCATGACAACAATGTCATACACCGTGATGTCAAG ccccactgTGTGTTACTGGCCTCGAAGGAGAATTCTGCCCCAGTCAAACTGGGAGGCTTTGGAGTGGCGATACAACTGGGGGAGTCGGGCCTGGTAGCTGGAG GTCGTGTTGGGACTCCCCATTTCATGGCTCCGGAGGTTGTCAAGAGAGAGCCGTACGGCAAGCCGGTGGATGTGTGGGGATGCGGGGTGATCCTTTTCATCCTCCTGTCTGGCTGCCTGCCTTTCTATGGCACAAAGGATCGCCTTTTTGAGGCTATCATCAAGGGAAAATACAAG ATGAACCCACGCCAATGGGCCCACATCTCCGAGAGTGCCAAAGACCTAGTGAGACGCATGCTAATGCTGGACCCCGCTGAAAGGATCACCGTTTACGAGGCTCTCAACCACCCCTGGCTGAAG GAGAGGGACAGGTACGCCTACAAGATCCACCTTCCCGAAACGGTGGAACAGCTGAGGAAGTTCAACGCTAGGAGGAAGCTGAAG GGTGCAGTGCTGGCTGCTGTGTCAAGCCACAAATTTAATTCCTACTACGGTGACCCTCCTGAGGAGCTTCATGACTTTTCAGATGACCCAACCTCCTCAG GACTACTAGCTGCAGAAA CAGGGGCAGTGTCACAGGTTTTGGACAGTCTAGAGGAGATTCATGCTTTGACAGACTGTAGCGAGAAAGATATGGATTTTCTCCACAGTGTCTTCCAGGATCAACATCTCCACACCCTGTTAGAT ttATATGACAAAATCAACACCAGGTCGTCTCCACAAATTCGAAATCCTCCCAGTGATGGAGTGCAGAGAGCCAAAGAG GTACTGGAAACCGTCTCCTGTTATCCAGATAACACGGAGGCCAAGGAGCTCAGAAGGATCCTCACACAACCACACTTCATG GCTCTGCTGCAGACCCATGATGTGGTAGCCCATGAGGTCTACAGTGACGAGGCGCTTAGAGTGACTCCCCCGCCCACATCCCCTTACCTGAACGGAGACTCGCCAGACAGCACCAACGGAGACATGGACCTGGAGAACGTTACCAGAGTCCGCCTGGTGCAGTTCCAGAAGAACACAGATGAAGCTATG GGCATTACGTTGAAAATGAACGAGCTCAACCATTGCATCGTGGCTCGAATCATGCATGGTGGAATGATTCATCGGCAAG GGACCCTTCATGTGGGAGATGAAATCCGAGAGATCAACAGCATCAGTGTTGCCAATCAAACGGTGGAACAGCTCCAAAAAATGCTT AGGGAAATGAGGGGAAGCATCACGTTCAAGATAGTGCCCAGTTACCGGTCCCAGTCCAAGTCTTGTGAG AAGGAGTCACCAGATTTGTCTCAACATTCGGCTGCTAATGGTCATGCAAGTGTCACCAGCTCCATACTG GATCTGCCAGCAACAATTCAGCCCAAAGCTCGTCAG ATCTCCAGACCTGCTATCCAGGACAAATTGTCCATTAAG ATCTACGTTCGTGCTCAATTCGAATATGACCCGACAAAAGATGACCTCATACCTTGTAAGGAAGCCGGCATTTGCTTCCGGGTGGGTGACATCATTCAGATTATCTCCAAGGATGACCACAATTGGTGGCAGGGAAAGCTAGAGAACACCAAGAACGGCACAGCGGGCCTCATCCCTTCCCCAGAGCTGCAGGAGTG GCGTGTGGCATGCATAGCCATGGAGAAAACTAAACAGGAACAGCAAGCCAGCTGCACGTGGTTCGGCAAAAAGAAGAAACAGTACAAAGACAAGTACTTGGCCAAGCACAATGCAG TGTTTGATCAACTAGATCTGGTGACATATGAGGAAGTGGTCAAGTTGCCTTCTTTCAAGAGGAAAACACTAGTTTTGCTTG GTGCACACGGAGTTGGCAGGAGGCACATCAAGAACACGCTCATCACGAAACATCCGGACCGTTTTGCCTACCCAATCCCTC ACACGACTCGGCCCGCAAAGAAGGATGAGGAAAATGGAAAGAACTATTACTTTGTATCTCACGAGCAGATGATGCAGGACATCAGCAACAATGACTACCTGGAGTACGGCAGCCATGAAGACGCCATGTACGGAACCAGGCTGGAGACGATTCGGCAGATCCACGCTCAGGGCATGATCTCCATTCTGGATGTTGAGCCGCAG GCACTGAAGATTCTCAGAACAGCCGAATTTGCTCCCTATGTCGTCTTCATTGCAGCTCCCACCATCACGCCAGGCCTGACGGAG GTTCCCAAGTGGTGTCGCAAACTGCCT GACGACTCCCTGCAGCGCCTCCAGAAAGAGTCGGAGATGCTGCAGCAGACGTACGCTCACTACTTCGACCAGACCATCATCAACAACGAGATCGACGACACGCTGCGCCTGCTGGAGGAGGCGGTGGAGCTGGCGTGCAACACCCCCCAGTGGGTCCCCGTGTCTTGGGTGTACTGA
- the LOC144013469 gene encoding peripheral plasma membrane protein CASK-like isoform X12 has translation MADDDVLFEDVYELCEVIGKGPFSVVRRCINRDTGQQFAVKIVDVASFTSSPGLSTEDLKREASICHMLKHAHIVELLETYSSDGMLYMVFEFMDGADLCFEIVKRADAGFVYSEAVASHYMRQILEALRYCHDNNVIHRDVKPHCVLLASKENSAPVKLGGFGVAIQLGESGLVAGGRVGTPHFMAPEVVKREPYGKPVDVWGCGVILFILLSGCLPFYGTKDRLFEAIIKGKYKMNPRQWAHISESAKDLVRRMLMLDPAERITVYEALNHPWLKERDRYAYKIHLPETVEQLRKFNARRKLKGAVLAAVSSHKFNSYYGDPPEELHDFSDDPTSSGLLAAETGAVSQVLDSLEEIHALTDCSEKDMDFLHSVFQDQHLHTLLDLYDKINTRSSPQIRNPPSDGVQRAKEVLETVSCYPDNTEAKELRRILTQPHFMALLQTHDVVAHEVYSDEALRVTPPPTSPYLNGDSPDSTNGDMDLENVTRVRLVQFQKNTDEAMGITLKMNELNHCIVARIMHGGMIHRQGTLHVGDEIREINSISVANQTVEQLQKMLREMRGSITFKIVPSYRSQSKSCEKESPDLSQHSAANGHASVTSSILDLPATIQPKARQIYVRAQFEYDPTKDDLIPCKEAGICFRVGDIIQIISKDDHNWWQGKLENTKNGTAGLIPSPELQEWRVACIAMEKTKQEQQASCTWFGKKKKQYKDKYLAKHNAVFDQLDLVTYEEVVKLPSFKRKTLVLLGAHGVGRRHIKNTLITKHPDRFAYPIPHTTRPAKKDEENGKNYYFVSHEQMMQDISNNDYLEYGSHEDAMYGTRLETIRQIHAQGMISILDVEPQALKILRTAEFAPYVVFIAAPTITPGLTEVPKWCRKLPDDSLQRLQKESEMLQQTYAHYFDQTIINNEIDDTLRLLEEAVELACNTPQWVPVSWVY, from the exons ATGGCGGACGACGACGTGCTTTTCGAAGATGTCTACGAGTTGTGTGAGGTGATTGGCAA GGGTCCTTTCAGCGTGGTGCGCCGCTGCATCAACAGGGACACGGGCCAGCAGTTTGCTGTGAAGATCGTCGATGTGGCCAGCTTCACCTCCAGCCCCGGCCTCAGCACTGAAG ATCTGAAGCGAGAGGCCAGCATCTGCCACATGCTGAAACATGCGCACATCGTGGAACTGCTGGAGACGTACAGCTCTGATGGCATGCTCTACATGGTGTTTGAATT TATGGATGGAGCTGACCTCTGTTTTGAAATTGTCAAGAGAGCAGATGCTGGGTTTGTGTACAGTGAGGCTGTGGCCAG CCACTACATGAGGCAAATTTTGGAGGCACTTCGCTACTGCCATGACAACAATGTCATACACCGTGATGTCAAG ccccactgTGTGTTACTGGCCTCGAAGGAGAATTCTGCCCCAGTCAAACTGGGAGGCTTTGGAGTGGCGATACAACTGGGGGAGTCGGGCCTGGTAGCTGGAG GTCGTGTTGGGACTCCCCATTTCATGGCTCCGGAGGTTGTCAAGAGAGAGCCGTACGGCAAGCCGGTGGATGTGTGGGGATGCGGGGTGATCCTTTTCATCCTCCTGTCTGGCTGCCTGCCTTTCTATGGCACAAAGGATCGCCTTTTTGAGGCTATCATCAAGGGAAAATACAAG ATGAACCCACGCCAATGGGCCCACATCTCCGAGAGTGCCAAAGACCTAGTGAGACGCATGCTAATGCTGGACCCCGCTGAAAGGATCACCGTTTACGAGGCTCTCAACCACCCCTGGCTGAAG GAGAGGGACAGGTACGCCTACAAGATCCACCTTCCCGAAACGGTGGAACAGCTGAGGAAGTTCAACGCTAGGAGGAAGCTGAAG GGTGCAGTGCTGGCTGCTGTGTCAAGCCACAAATTTAATTCCTACTACGGTGACCCTCCTGAGGAGCTTCATGACTTTTCAGATGACCCAACCTCCTCAG GACTACTAGCTGCAGAAA CAGGGGCAGTGTCACAGGTTTTGGACAGTCTAGAGGAGATTCATGCTTTGACAGACTGTAGCGAGAAAGATATGGATTTTCTCCACAGTGTCTTCCAGGATCAACATCTCCACACCCTGTTAGAT ttATATGACAAAATCAACACCAGGTCGTCTCCACAAATTCGAAATCCTCCCAGTGATGGAGTGCAGAGAGCCAAAGAG GTACTGGAAACCGTCTCCTGTTATCCAGATAACACGGAGGCCAAGGAGCTCAGAAGGATCCTCACACAACCACACTTCATG GCTCTGCTGCAGACCCATGATGTGGTAGCCCATGAGGTCTACAGTGACGAGGCGCTTAGAGTGACTCCCCCGCCCACATCCCCTTACCTGAACGGAGACTCGCCAGACAGCACCAACGGAGACATGGACCTGGAGAACGTTACCAGAGTCCGCCTGGTGCAGTTCCAGAAGAACACAGATGAAGCTATG GGCATTACGTTGAAAATGAACGAGCTCAACCATTGCATCGTGGCTCGAATCATGCATGGTGGAATGATTCATCGGCAAG GGACCCTTCATGTGGGAGATGAAATCCGAGAGATCAACAGCATCAGTGTTGCCAATCAAACGGTGGAACAGCTCCAAAAAATGCTT AGGGAAATGAGGGGAAGCATCACGTTCAAGATAGTGCCCAGTTACCGGTCCCAGTCCAAGTCTTGTGAG AAGGAGTCACCAGATTTGTCTCAACATTCGGCTGCTAATGGTCATGCAAGTGTCACCAGCTCCATACTG GATCTGCCAGCAACAATTCAGCCCAAAGCTCGTCAG ATCTACGTTCGTGCTCAATTCGAATATGACCCGACAAAAGATGACCTCATACCTTGTAAGGAAGCCGGCATTTGCTTCCGGGTGGGTGACATCATTCAGATTATCTCCAAGGATGACCACAATTGGTGGCAGGGAAAGCTAGAGAACACCAAGAACGGCACAGCGGGCCTCATCCCTTCCCCAGAGCTGCAGGAGTG GCGTGTGGCATGCATAGCCATGGAGAAAACTAAACAGGAACAGCAAGCCAGCTGCACGTGGTTCGGCAAAAAGAAGAAACAGTACAAAGACAAGTACTTGGCCAAGCACAATGCAG TGTTTGATCAACTAGATCTGGTGACATATGAGGAAGTGGTCAAGTTGCCTTCTTTCAAGAGGAAAACACTAGTTTTGCTTG GTGCACACGGAGTTGGCAGGAGGCACATCAAGAACACGCTCATCACGAAACATCCGGACCGTTTTGCCTACCCAATCCCTC ACACGACTCGGCCCGCAAAGAAGGATGAGGAAAATGGAAAGAACTATTACTTTGTATCTCACGAGCAGATGATGCAGGACATCAGCAACAATGACTACCTGGAGTACGGCAGCCATGAAGACGCCATGTACGGAACCAGGCTGGAGACGATTCGGCAGATCCACGCTCAGGGCATGATCTCCATTCTGGATGTTGAGCCGCAG GCACTGAAGATTCTCAGAACAGCCGAATTTGCTCCCTATGTCGTCTTCATTGCAGCTCCCACCATCACGCCAGGCCTGACGGAG GTTCCCAAGTGGTGTCGCAAACTGCCT GACGACTCCCTGCAGCGCCTCCAGAAAGAGTCGGAGATGCTGCAGCAGACGTACGCTCACTACTTCGACCAGACCATCATCAACAACGAGATCGACGACACGCTGCGCCTGCTGGAGGAGGCGGTGGAGCTGGCGTGCAACACCCCCCAGTGGGTCCCCGTGTCTTGGGTGTACTGA